A DNA window from Sylvia atricapilla isolate bSylAtr1 chromosome W, bSylAtr1.pri, whole genome shotgun sequence contains the following coding sequences:
- the LOC136373291 gene encoding motile sperm domain-containing protein 1-like, whose amino-acid sequence MQQQKRQPELVEGNLPVFVFPTELIFYADDQSTHKQVLTLYNPYEFALKFKVLCTTPNKYAVVDATGAVKPQCCVDIVIRHRDVRASYYGVIDKFRLQVSEQSQRKALGKKEIIATLLPSANEQQQQKEEEEKRIKEHLAESVFFEQTLCQPENRTASSGPSLLTVFLGVVCVAALMLPTLGEMESLVPLYLHLSVNQKLVAAYVLGLITMVILRT is encoded by the exons ATGCAGCAACAAAAAAGACAGCCAGAGTTAGTGGAAGGAAATcttcctgtttttgtttttcctacagAACTTATATTTTATGCAGATGACCAGTCAACACACAAGCAGGTGTTGACTCTATATAACCCCTATGAGTTTGCCTTAAAATTTAAAG TTCTTTGTACAACTCCAAATAAATATGCAGTGGTGGATGCTACTGGTGCAGTGAAGCCTCAGTGCTGTGTTGATAT tgtgaTTCGTCACAGAGATGTTCGGGCTTCTTACTATGGTGTCATAGATAAATTCCGTCTCCAAGTGTCTGAGCAGAGCCAAAGGAAAGCATTAGGGAAAAAGGAGATTATTGCTACTCTGCTTCCATCTGCAaatgaacaacaacaacaaaaggaagaggaggaaaaacgAATAAAAGAACACCTGGCTGAAAGTGTCTTTTTTGAGCAGACTTTGTGTCAACCAG aaaacagaactgcCTCGTCCGGACCTAGTTTACTCACAGTCTTCCTTGGGGTGGTGTGTGTTGCAGCACTAATGCTACCTACATTGGGGGAAATGGAATCCCTGGTGCCTCTCTACCTCCACTTAAGTGTGAATCAAAAGTTAGTAGCTGCTTATGTTTTAG gtCTCATCACCATGGTTATTTTGAGAACATGA